A genome region from Gopherus flavomarginatus isolate rGopFla2 chromosome 9, rGopFla2.mat.asm, whole genome shotgun sequence includes the following:
- the LINS1 gene encoding protein Lines homolog 1 isoform X2 has product MGDLSFLQQLHRDVLVGTPLTKNSQDYASFLNPHVSPQDSSARVNESHNQIYLESPNWGTWSHQDSAVSDALAIMTDDKSDSFANTSSSMFCSREMILLQLTLIKMMIAKVQSQETEFNIKQKYLDIITILLKETKIDSKLICLCSSSDKLLSHMASKSIASLIFFQLKKENTFNVTWLAFCLKTLSEFPKSDQVAECLWILRAIIRDILKDKDLHKADILKKVFTPLDTVLEGFYNSILSRRFNCCQDTSLYSKAANNLIGFIDFLEVLVASRIQIESHFKCQRILFLNTSGILDLTYSSVDYLIKKKSIMLLKKCILYKAGEDFISGSLPTLSLQDPYLDKDMLALANVVLQAVNLGWLNQIPVSEKASYFGGSEAQPEDGIHSGPDQVILRALSLILLKALEIKVQNASEAAEIKDLQSFMSQLLIFLKKHLKSSPYFHPNVHPCEWLSMVFIEQDDDMLEAAKSLLTVYLKFDRLWHDAAGNLGLAAEDYETWICLTHESGCNPHCIFLFFLRSIAFDSTVLLDFLISSETCFLEYFVRYLKLLRENWHHFVNISNCFDVAAKRGVCVSFVTSSHQEKKPCLTDLSLENACCDPVQHTLVSLASSQKPSVPMEQQGVDQVVKLNKSNSLIWTDNTSALDCLQSLVNYDSSEDSELESVGKECLANMKQMPSNNQGSTKIRETVCMDVHDKPHTLESKVLPLKQKSSNPLSLGVCNMSPNNPVPVERMLLKSMKCLEELQKSISRLQRRNLFPYNPAALLKLLSHIETTSKSMNLL; this is encoded by the exons ATGGGAGATCTCTCTTTTCTCCAACAGCTGCATAGAGATGTGCTGGTAGGCACTCCTTTAACAAAGAACAGCCAGGATTATGCTTCTTTCCTCAATCCGCATGTTTCACCACAAGATTCATCCGCGAGAGTTAATGAGTCACATAATCAAATATACCTAGAATCTCCTAACTGGGGCACTTGGAGCCATCAGGACTCTGCTGTTTCAGATGCTCTTGCCATTATGACAGATGATAAATCTGATAGCTTTGCAAACACGAGCTCTTCAATGTTCTGTTCACGGGAAATGATTCTGCTACAGTTAACATTGATCAAGATGATGATTGCCAAAGTACAGTCCCAGGAAACTGAATTCAACATAAAACAGAAGTACCTTGATATAATAACAATTCTTCTGAAAGAGACAAAAATTGATTCAAAATTA ATTTGTCTGTGCAGTAGTTCTGATAAACTGTTGTCTCACATGGCTTCAAAAAGTATAGCCTCCCTTATATTCTTCCAACTAAAGAAAGAG aataCATTTAATGTCACCTGGCTCGCTTTTTGTTTGAAGACTCTGTCAGAATTCCCTAAGAGTGATCAAGTAGCGGAATGTCTGTGGATTCTTAGAGCTATTATTAGAGACATTTTGAAAGATAAAGATTTGCACAAAGCAG atATCCTGAAAAAGGTTTTCACTCCTCTTGATACTGTACTTGAAGGATTTTACAATTCCATTTTGTCTCGTCGTTTTAACTGCTGCCAAGATACTTCACTATATTCTAAAGCTGCAAACAACTTGATCGGATTCATAGATTTTCTTGAAGTTCTTGTGGCCTCAAGAATTCAAATAGAGTCACATTTCAAATGCCaaagaattttatttttgaatacttcTGGCATCTTAGACCTCACTTATTCATCAGTTGATTATTTAATCAAGAAGAAGTCCATTATGCTCCTTAAAAAATGCATCCTTTATAAAGCTGGTGAAGATTTCATAAGTGGATCATTACCCACTTTATCCCTACAGGATCCTTATTTGGATAAGGATATGTTAGCACTGGCTAATGTTGTTTTGCAAGCTGTGAATTTGGGGTGGCTGAATCAAATACCTGTTTCTGAAAAAGCCAGCTATTTTGGAGGCAGTGAAGCTCAACCTGAGGATGGCATCCACAGTGGTCCTGACCAAGTTATCCTCAGAGCCTTAAGTTTGATTTTACTTAAAGCTTTAGAGATCAAGGTCCAGAATGCTTCTGAAGCAGCTGAAATAAAAG ACTTGCAGAGTTTCATGTCCCAGTTATTGATATTCTTGAAGAAACATCTGAAGTCTTCTCCATATTTTCATCCAAATGTACATCCTTGTGAGTGGCTTTCCATGGTCTTTATAGAGCAAGATGATGACATGCTGGAAGCTGCTAAATCGTTGTTAACGGTTTATTTAAAGTTTGATAG GTTGTGGCATGATGCTGCTGGTAACTTAGGCCTTGCAGCAGAAGACTACGAAACCTGGATCTGCCTGACGCATGAGAGTGGCTGTAATCCTCACTGtatctttttatttttcctaAGAAGTATTGCGTTTGATTCCACAGTTCTTCTTGACTTTTTGATTTCATCAGAAACCTGCTTCCTTGAGTATTTTGTAAGATATTTAAAACTTCTTAGAGAAAACTGGCATCATTTTGTCAACATCTCTAACTGCTTTGATGTTGCGGCTaaaagaggtgtgtgtgtttcttttgtCACCTCATCCCAccaagaaaaaaaaccctgtctGACAGATTTAAGTTTGGAAAATGCTTGTTGTGATCCAGTACAACACACTCTGGTATCTTTGGCTTCTTCCCAGAAGCCTTCTGTACCCATGGAACAGCAAGGTGTTGACCAAGTTGTAAAACTCAACAAGTCTAACTCATTAATATGGACTGATAACACATCTGCATTGGATTGCCTTCAAAGCCTTGTCAATTATGACAGTTCAGAAGATTCTGAATTGGAATCAGTAGGAAAGGAGTGTTTGGCAAACATGAAGCAGATGCCTTCAAACAATCAAGGCAGTACAAAGATAAGGGAAACTGTTTGTATGGATGTACATGACAAACCCCATACACTTGAATCTAAAGTGTTGCCCCTGAAACAAAAAAGCTCTAATCCCTTGTCACTCGGGGTATGTAATATGTCTCCAAATAACCCTGTGCCTGTAGAAAGAATGCTTCTCAAATCAATGAAATGTTTGGAAGAACTGCAAAAATCAATTTCTAGGTTACAGAGAAGAAACCTTTTCCCATACAATCCAGCTGCATTGTTGAAACTGTTGAGTCACATTGAGACAACCAGTAAAAGCATGAATCTACTATAA
- the LINS1 gene encoding protein Lines homolog 1 isoform X1 produces MGDLSFLQQLHRDVLVGTPLTKNSQDYASFLNPHVSPQDSSARVNESHNQIYLESPNWGTWSHQDSAVSDALAIMTDDKSDSFANTSSSMFCSREMILLQLTLIKMMIAKVQSQETEFNIKQKYLDIITILLKETKIDSKLICLCSSSDKLLSHMASKSIASLIFFQLKKENTFNVTWLAFCLKTLSEFPKSDQVAECLWILRAIIRDILKDKDLHKADILKKVFTPLDTVLEGFYNSILSRRFNCCQDTSLYSKAANNLIGFIDFLEVLVASRIQIESHFKCQRILFLNTSGILDLTYSSVDYLIKKKSIMLLKKCILYKAGEDFISGSLPTLSLQDPYLDKDMLALANVVLQAVNLGWLNQIPVSEKASYFGGSEAQPEDGIHSGPDQVILRALSLILLKALEIKVQNASEAAEIKADLQSFMSQLLIFLKKHLKSSPYFHPNVHPCEWLSMVFIEQDDDMLEAAKSLLTVYLKFDRLWHDAAGNLGLAAEDYETWICLTHESGCNPHCIFLFFLRSIAFDSTVLLDFLISSETCFLEYFVRYLKLLRENWHHFVNISNCFDVAAKRGVCVSFVTSSHQEKKPCLTDLSLENACCDPVQHTLVSLASSQKPSVPMEQQGVDQVVKLNKSNSLIWTDNTSALDCLQSLVNYDSSEDSELESVGKECLANMKQMPSNNQGSTKIRETVCMDVHDKPHTLESKVLPLKQKSSNPLSLGVCNMSPNNPVPVERMLLKSMKCLEELQKSISRLQRRNLFPYNPAALLKLLSHIETTSKSMNLL; encoded by the exons ATGGGAGATCTCTCTTTTCTCCAACAGCTGCATAGAGATGTGCTGGTAGGCACTCCTTTAACAAAGAACAGCCAGGATTATGCTTCTTTCCTCAATCCGCATGTTTCACCACAAGATTCATCCGCGAGAGTTAATGAGTCACATAATCAAATATACCTAGAATCTCCTAACTGGGGCACTTGGAGCCATCAGGACTCTGCTGTTTCAGATGCTCTTGCCATTATGACAGATGATAAATCTGATAGCTTTGCAAACACGAGCTCTTCAATGTTCTGTTCACGGGAAATGATTCTGCTACAGTTAACATTGATCAAGATGATGATTGCCAAAGTACAGTCCCAGGAAACTGAATTCAACATAAAACAGAAGTACCTTGATATAATAACAATTCTTCTGAAAGAGACAAAAATTGATTCAAAATTA ATTTGTCTGTGCAGTAGTTCTGATAAACTGTTGTCTCACATGGCTTCAAAAAGTATAGCCTCCCTTATATTCTTCCAACTAAAGAAAGAG aataCATTTAATGTCACCTGGCTCGCTTTTTGTTTGAAGACTCTGTCAGAATTCCCTAAGAGTGATCAAGTAGCGGAATGTCTGTGGATTCTTAGAGCTATTATTAGAGACATTTTGAAAGATAAAGATTTGCACAAAGCAG atATCCTGAAAAAGGTTTTCACTCCTCTTGATACTGTACTTGAAGGATTTTACAATTCCATTTTGTCTCGTCGTTTTAACTGCTGCCAAGATACTTCACTATATTCTAAAGCTGCAAACAACTTGATCGGATTCATAGATTTTCTTGAAGTTCTTGTGGCCTCAAGAATTCAAATAGAGTCACATTTCAAATGCCaaagaattttatttttgaatacttcTGGCATCTTAGACCTCACTTATTCATCAGTTGATTATTTAATCAAGAAGAAGTCCATTATGCTCCTTAAAAAATGCATCCTTTATAAAGCTGGTGAAGATTTCATAAGTGGATCATTACCCACTTTATCCCTACAGGATCCTTATTTGGATAAGGATATGTTAGCACTGGCTAATGTTGTTTTGCAAGCTGTGAATTTGGGGTGGCTGAATCAAATACCTGTTTCTGAAAAAGCCAGCTATTTTGGAGGCAGTGAAGCTCAACCTGAGGATGGCATCCACAGTGGTCCTGACCAAGTTATCCTCAGAGCCTTAAGTTTGATTTTACTTAAAGCTTTAGAGATCAAGGTCCAGAATGCTTCTGAAGCAGCTGAAATAAAAG CAGACTTGCAGAGTTTCATGTCCCAGTTATTGATATTCTTGAAGAAACATCTGAAGTCTTCTCCATATTTTCATCCAAATGTACATCCTTGTGAGTGGCTTTCCATGGTCTTTATAGAGCAAGATGATGACATGCTGGAAGCTGCTAAATCGTTGTTAACGGTTTATTTAAAGTTTGATAG GTTGTGGCATGATGCTGCTGGTAACTTAGGCCTTGCAGCAGAAGACTACGAAACCTGGATCTGCCTGACGCATGAGAGTGGCTGTAATCCTCACTGtatctttttatttttcctaAGAAGTATTGCGTTTGATTCCACAGTTCTTCTTGACTTTTTGATTTCATCAGAAACCTGCTTCCTTGAGTATTTTGTAAGATATTTAAAACTTCTTAGAGAAAACTGGCATCATTTTGTCAACATCTCTAACTGCTTTGATGTTGCGGCTaaaagaggtgtgtgtgtttcttttgtCACCTCATCCCAccaagaaaaaaaaccctgtctGACAGATTTAAGTTTGGAAAATGCTTGTTGTGATCCAGTACAACACACTCTGGTATCTTTGGCTTCTTCCCAGAAGCCTTCTGTACCCATGGAACAGCAAGGTGTTGACCAAGTTGTAAAACTCAACAAGTCTAACTCATTAATATGGACTGATAACACATCTGCATTGGATTGCCTTCAAAGCCTTGTCAATTATGACAGTTCAGAAGATTCTGAATTGGAATCAGTAGGAAAGGAGTGTTTGGCAAACATGAAGCAGATGCCTTCAAACAATCAAGGCAGTACAAAGATAAGGGAAACTGTTTGTATGGATGTACATGACAAACCCCATACACTTGAATCTAAAGTGTTGCCCCTGAAACAAAAAAGCTCTAATCCCTTGTCACTCGGGGTATGTAATATGTCTCCAAATAACCCTGTGCCTGTAGAAAGAATGCTTCTCAAATCAATGAAATGTTTGGAAGAACTGCAAAAATCAATTTCTAGGTTACAGAGAAGAAACCTTTTCCCATACAATCCAGCTGCATTGTTGAAACTGTTGAGTCACATTGAGACAACCAGTAAAAGCATGAATCTACTATAA
- the LINS1 gene encoding protein Lines homolog 1 isoform X3 codes for MGDLSFLQQLHRDVLVGTPLTKNSQDYASFLNPHVSPQDSSARVNESHNQIYLESPNWGTWSHQDSAVSDALAIMTDDKSDSFANTSSSMFCSREMILLQLTLIKMMIAKVQSQETEFNIKQKYLDIITILLKETKIDSKLICLCSSSDKLLSHMASKSIASLIFFQLKKENTFNVTWLAFCLKTLSEFPKSDQVAECLWILRAIIRDILKDKDLHKADILKKVFTPLDTVLEGFYNSILSRRFNCCQDTSLYSKAANNLIGFIDFLEVLVASRIQIESHFKCQRILFLNTSGILDLTYSSVDYLIKKKSIMLLKKCILYKAGEDFISGSLPTLSLQDPYLDKDMLALANVVLQAVNLGWLNQIPVSEKASYFGGSEAQPEDGIHSGPDQVILRALSLILLKALEIKVQNASEAAEIKDLTNSIFREFLGIRGQNPTDFGDNQNIDRGNIGTHGATVIY; via the exons ATGGGAGATCTCTCTTTTCTCCAACAGCTGCATAGAGATGTGCTGGTAGGCACTCCTTTAACAAAGAACAGCCAGGATTATGCTTCTTTCCTCAATCCGCATGTTTCACCACAAGATTCATCCGCGAGAGTTAATGAGTCACATAATCAAATATACCTAGAATCTCCTAACTGGGGCACTTGGAGCCATCAGGACTCTGCTGTTTCAGATGCTCTTGCCATTATGACAGATGATAAATCTGATAGCTTTGCAAACACGAGCTCTTCAATGTTCTGTTCACGGGAAATGATTCTGCTACAGTTAACATTGATCAAGATGATGATTGCCAAAGTACAGTCCCAGGAAACTGAATTCAACATAAAACAGAAGTACCTTGATATAATAACAATTCTTCTGAAAGAGACAAAAATTGATTCAAAATTA ATTTGTCTGTGCAGTAGTTCTGATAAACTGTTGTCTCACATGGCTTCAAAAAGTATAGCCTCCCTTATATTCTTCCAACTAAAGAAAGAG aataCATTTAATGTCACCTGGCTCGCTTTTTGTTTGAAGACTCTGTCAGAATTCCCTAAGAGTGATCAAGTAGCGGAATGTCTGTGGATTCTTAGAGCTATTATTAGAGACATTTTGAAAGATAAAGATTTGCACAAAGCAG atATCCTGAAAAAGGTTTTCACTCCTCTTGATACTGTACTTGAAGGATTTTACAATTCCATTTTGTCTCGTCGTTTTAACTGCTGCCAAGATACTTCACTATATTCTAAAGCTGCAAACAACTTGATCGGATTCATAGATTTTCTTGAAGTTCTTGTGGCCTCAAGAATTCAAATAGAGTCACATTTCAAATGCCaaagaattttatttttgaatacttcTGGCATCTTAGACCTCACTTATTCATCAGTTGATTATTTAATCAAGAAGAAGTCCATTATGCTCCTTAAAAAATGCATCCTTTATAAAGCTGGTGAAGATTTCATAAGTGGATCATTACCCACTTTATCCCTACAGGATCCTTATTTGGATAAGGATATGTTAGCACTGGCTAATGTTGTTTTGCAAGCTGTGAATTTGGGGTGGCTGAATCAAATACCTGTTTCTGAAAAAGCCAGCTATTTTGGAGGCAGTGAAGCTCAACCTGAGGATGGCATCCACAGTGGTCCTGACCAAGTTATCCTCAGAGCCTTAAGTTTGATTTTACTTAAAGCTTTAGAGATCAAGGTCCAGAATGCTTCTGAAGCAGCTGAAATAAAAG ATCTGACCAATTCGATTTTCAGGGAATTTCTGGGAATTAGAGGCCAGAACCCCACTGATTTTGGAGACAATCAGAACATTGATAGAGGGAACATAGGAACACATGGAGCTACTGTCATCTATTAA